A part of Sinorhizobium chiapasense genomic DNA contains:
- the cbiB gene encoding adenosylcobinamide-phosphate synthase CbiB, with the protein MTVEIFLILVVALVIDRLVGDPDWLWERVTHPVVFFGKAIGLLDEVLNRGSAGALALKVRGLAAILLLLAASIAVGVVFHRLFDVLGAIGFLLEAIVVAVFLAQKSLADHVRHVAQALRQDGLEGGRAAVSMIVGRDPKTLDEPGVCRAAIESLAENFSDGVVAPAFWYAIAGLPGLFAYKMLNTADSMIGHKSPKYLHFGWTAARLDDLANLPAARISILLVAAGAYFKQGAEEARTAIDVARRDHGLHRSPNSGWPEAAMAGALNIQLAGPRTYAGVKVDEPMINEPGRSIATPEDIDDAVSVFYGACSAMTLVFGVAALVASLF; encoded by the coding sequence TTGACTGTTGAAATTTTCCTCATCCTCGTTGTTGCACTGGTTATCGATCGTCTGGTCGGCGATCCCGACTGGCTCTGGGAGCGCGTGACGCATCCGGTCGTCTTTTTTGGCAAGGCCATCGGGCTTCTCGACGAGGTACTCAATCGCGGCAGCGCGGGGGCGCTCGCCCTGAAGGTGAGGGGGCTGGCGGCGATCCTGCTCCTGCTCGCGGCAAGCATCGCGGTTGGCGTCGTTTTTCATCGCCTTTTCGATGTGCTGGGCGCCATCGGCTTCCTGCTGGAAGCCATCGTCGTTGCCGTCTTCCTTGCACAGAAGAGCCTCGCCGATCACGTGAGGCACGTGGCGCAGGCCCTGCGTCAAGACGGGCTTGAAGGCGGCAGGGCGGCCGTATCGATGATCGTCGGCCGCGATCCGAAGACGCTCGACGAGCCGGGCGTCTGCCGGGCCGCCATCGAAAGCCTCGCGGAAAATTTCTCCGATGGCGTTGTGGCTCCCGCCTTCTGGTACGCAATCGCCGGGCTTCCGGGTCTGTTCGCCTACAAGATGCTGAATACGGCCGACTCGATGATCGGTCACAAGAGCCCGAAATATCTGCATTTCGGCTGGACCGCGGCACGGCTGGACGACCTTGCCAACCTGCCGGCGGCGCGCATTTCGATCCTGCTGGTAGCCGCCGGGGCCTATTTCAAACAGGGTGCGGAGGAGGCGAGAACTGCGATCGATGTGGCACGGCGCGACCACGGTCTCCATCGGTCGCCGAATTCCGGTTGGCCCGAGGCTGCGATGGCGGGGGCCTTGAATATCCAGCTTGCCGGGCCGCGGACCTATGCCGGCGTGAAGGTCGACGAGCCGATGATCAACGAGCCCGGCAGATCGATCGCGACACCTGAAGACATCGATGACGCCGTTTCCGTTTTTTATGGCGCCTGCTCGGCGATGACGCTCGTCTTTGGCGTCGCGGCTTTGGTCGCGTCGTTGTTCTAA
- a CDS encoding Crp/Fnr family transcriptional regulator codes for MQIVSEQSRKDIHNSEIPVVCAACEARHGGVCSTLTPSQLTELSRHSTRRRVDPGSEMVGQGETTNNYANIIRGVVKLSKMLSDGRQQIVGLQFAPDFMGRPFTRESALSAEAATGIDICAFPRAVVERLVAEVPGLEHRLHEQALKELDEARDWMLTLGRKTAQEKVASFLYLIATHIDPEHGRASEFDLPLSRADIADYLGLTIETVSRQITKLRKDGVILVENSRRVVVPDIDRLTRFAGMD; via the coding sequence TTGCAAATCGTGAGCGAACAAAGCCGCAAGGACATTCATAATTCGGAGATTCCGGTCGTCTGCGCCGCCTGCGAGGCGCGCCACGGCGGCGTCTGCAGCACACTCACGCCGAGCCAGTTGACCGAACTCAGCCGCCATTCGACACGCCGGCGCGTCGATCCGGGCAGCGAGATGGTCGGCCAGGGCGAAACGACAAACAACTATGCGAACATCATTCGCGGCGTGGTGAAACTCAGCAAGATGCTCTCCGACGGCCGCCAGCAGATCGTCGGCCTGCAGTTCGCGCCCGACTTCATGGGCCGGCCCTTCACCCGCGAAAGTGCGCTGAGCGCCGAGGCGGCAACCGGTATCGATATCTGCGCTTTCCCGCGTGCCGTTGTCGAGCGTCTGGTCGCGGAAGTCCCGGGCCTCGAGCACCGGCTGCACGAGCAGGCTCTCAAGGAGCTCGACGAGGCACGCGACTGGATGCTGACGCTCGGCCGCAAGACCGCGCAGGAAAAGGTCGCGAGCTTTCTCTACCTCATCGCCACCCACATCGATCCCGAGCATGGCCGTGCGAGCGAATTCGACCTACCACTCTCTCGCGCCGATATCGCCGACTATCTCGGCCTCACCATCGAAACGGTGAGCCGCCAGATCACCAAGCTGCGCAAGGACGGGGTGATCCTCGTCGAGAACAGCCGCCGCGTTGTCGTGCCCGACATCGACCGGCTGACGCGCTTCGCCGGAATGGATTAA
- the cobD gene encoding threonine-phosphate decarboxylase CobD — translation MTAPILHGGGITEAAERFGGAPAEWLDLSTGINPCPVSLPVIDPSVWHRLPDRNVEEAARLAASRYYGTGDAMPLPVPGTQAAIQLLPRLVEAGRRAAVFAPTYGEYARVLSAAGVAVDPVRRADDLAAAHGLAVVVNPNNPTGRLFSPDEILAMAEAMNAHGGLLVVDEAFGDLEPGASVARYAATSDNLLVFRSFGKFFGLAGLRLGFVIARPSVLAAFREWLGPWAVSGPALAVSAKLMEGDTEATARGIALRKAGLDTVLRAAGLKIAGGTGLFALVENERACHLHTALCEARILTRKFDYDPRWLRIGLTPDENGDRRLAEALQRTGV, via the coding sequence ATGACCGCTCCCATCCTTCATGGCGGCGGGATCACCGAGGCCGCCGAGCGTTTCGGCGGTGCGCCGGCCGAATGGCTCGACCTTTCGACCGGCATCAACCCGTGCCCGGTTTCATTGCCGGTGATCGATCCCAGCGTCTGGCATCGCCTCCCGGACCGGAACGTCGAGGAGGCGGCCCGTCTCGCCGCGAGCCGCTACTATGGAACCGGTGATGCCATGCCCCTGCCGGTACCCGGCACCCAGGCCGCGATCCAGTTGCTGCCGCGTCTGGTCGAAGCCGGGAGACGTGCCGCCGTTTTCGCGCCGACCTATGGCGAATACGCTCGCGTGCTTTCTGCCGCCGGCGTCGCGGTCGATCCCGTCCGGCGCGCCGACGATCTTGCCGCCGCCCACGGCCTCGCGGTGGTCGTCAATCCCAACAACCCGACCGGGCGGCTCTTCTCCCCTGACGAAATCCTTGCCATGGCGGAGGCCATGAATGCGCATGGCGGCTTGCTGGTGGTCGACGAGGCCTTCGGTGATCTTGAGCCGGGTGCCAGCGTTGCCCGCTATGCAGCGACCTCCGACAATCTCCTGGTGTTCCGCTCCTTCGGCAAGTTCTTTGGGCTTGCAGGCCTGAGGCTCGGCTTCGTCATCGCTCGTCCTTCTGTGCTTGCAGCGTTCCGCGAATGGCTCGGTCCCTGGGCGGTTTCCGGCCCGGCACTCGCCGTTTCGGCAAAGCTCATGGAAGGCGACACTGAGGCAACCGCGAGAGGGATCGCCTTGCGCAAGGCCGGGCTCGATACGGTACTCAGAGCAGCCGGCCTGAAAATCGCGGGCGGCACGGGTCTTTTCGCGCTGGTCGAGAACGAGCGGGCATGCCACCTTCACACCGCGCTTTGCGAAGCGCGCATCCTGACACGCAAGTTCGACTACGATCCGCGTTGGCTCAGGATCGGACTCACCCCGGACGAAAACGGCGATCGGCGGCTTGCCGAGGCTTTGCAGCGGACAGGTGTGTAA